A single genomic interval of Gopherus evgoodei ecotype Sinaloan lineage chromosome 11, rGopEvg1_v1.p, whole genome shotgun sequence harbors:
- the GPBAR1 gene encoding G-protein coupled bile acid receptor 1, with protein sequence MNVSGDAGGSSRLLIFWLSGPLSVFIILANLFIILGILWSRKLPGAASSFFLSLLFADLLAGVALPFIPWMQFENSRGYHSCFFTHVAPNYFFLAFLANLLAVHYEKYLCISYPLHYRRFWVHRWVPLCLLLTWTLPLLFACLPVLGWNQWGPSSNCSYKQIFPTAYLYLEIYGFLIPSILAMAFMSTQVLRVARRQLQEIKKVLRSVHQGQGPSELEQQLELRHAKCIASLSLIFLACWVPYVAGLHVSVLAIQNHNSIDSYTVLILTCVGSGSAAVVPIILGLSNRQYTQFWRDVAAKVCAGCRVRCCERGEARRHQGGTSQGRAPCPQAEGVAPAPS encoded by the coding sequence ATGAACGTCTCTGGGGACGCAGGGGGCTCCTCGAGGCTCCTCATCTTCTGGCTCTCGGGCCCACTCTCTGTTTTCATCATCCTGGCCAACCTCTTCATCATCCTCGGGATCCTCTGGAGCCGCAAGCTGCCCGGGGCCGCCAGCTCTTTCTTTCTCAGCCTGCTGTTTGCTGATCTCCTGGCCGGGGTGGCCCTGCCCTTCATCCCCTGGATGCAGTTTGAGAATAGTCGGGGCTACCACAGCTGTTTCTTCACCCACGTGGCCCCCAACTACTTCTTCCTCGCCTTCCTGGCCAACTTGCTGGCGGTGCACTACGAGAAGTACCTGTGCATCAGCTACCCTCTGCACTACCGCCGCTTCTGGGTGCACCGCTGGGTGcccctctgcctgctgctgaCCTGGACGCTGCCTTTGCTCTTTGCCTGCCTGCCGGTGCTGGGGTGGAACCAGTGGGGACCCAGCTCCAACTGCTCCTACAAACAGATCTTCCCCACTGCCTACCTCTACCTGGAGATCTACGGCTTCCTCATCCCCTCCATCCTGGCCATGGCCTTCATGTCCACCCAGGTGCTGCGGGTGGCCAGGCGCCAGCTGCAGGAGATCAAGAAGGTGCTGCGCTCCGTGCACCAAGGCCAGGGCCCCtcggagctggagcagcagctggagctgagGCATGCCAAGTGCATCGCCAGCCTCTCCCTGATCTTCCTGGCATGCTGGGTGCCCTACGTGGCTGGCCTGCATGTCTCGGTGCTGGCCATCCAGAACCACAACTCCATCGACAGCTACACTGTCCTCATCCTCACCTGCGTGGGCAGCGGCAGCGCCGCCGTGGTGCCCATCATCCTGGGGCTCAGCAACCGCCAGTACACCCAGTTCTGGAGGGACGTGGCGGCCAAGGTCTGCGCTGGCTGCAGGGTGCGGTGCTGCGAGCGAGGGGAGGCCAGACGCCACCAGGGTGGGACGTCACAGGGCAGGGCCCCTTGTCCTCAGGCAGAAGGTGTGGCTCCAGCTCCCAGCTGA